From Triticum urartu cultivar G1812 chromosome 2, Tu2.1, whole genome shotgun sequence, a single genomic window includes:
- the LOC125536636 gene encoding uncharacterized protein LOC125536636, with the protein MAKGRNKNKAKNGAGAAAMDASEGAPAASTAAEAPQPMDTSEGKQPSSSSAALSSINRKIKKGVQPKRTKNVRKMKAVARAISKTEKSEEKVLKAKSKKSRIQSAKSLYD; encoded by the exons ATGGCCAAGGGCCGCAACAAGAACAAGGCCAAGAATggcgccggcgccgccgccatGGACGCCTCCGAGGGCGCGCCCGCTGCGTCCACCGCAGCAGAAGCCCCACAAC CGATGGATACGTCCGAGGGGAAGCAGCCGTCCTCTTCATCGGCTGCCCTCAGTTCGATCAACAG GAAAATAAAAAAGGGCGTGCAACCTAAAAGGACAAAAAATGTGAGGAAAATGAAAGCAGTTGCCAGGGCCATTTCTAAAACTGAGAAGTCCGAGGAGAAGGTCCTGAAAGCAAAAAGCAAGAAGTCAAGGATTCAGTCTGCCAAGTCTTTGTATGATTAA